One stretch of Podospora pseudoanserina strain CBS 124.78 chromosome 4, whole genome shotgun sequence DNA includes these proteins:
- a CDS encoding hypothetical protein (EggNog:ENOG503P792; COG:Q) produces the protein MTASIAQATKTIVATGTSSGLGFELIKQLLSSPTSLSPSTTHLNLVLGARDTNRTGQAYNALSYPKTDHILSILPLELSSLKSTASFANATLERLGPDGKIDYLLLNAAVSDGTDKPAKESKSGLCEAFVVNHLSQHYLLHLLEKKLIDSSTRIIFVSSGAIRRVTDPSTLEKDLKVESGVEANDTYSQTKFLNLLSAQWWRRRLEEKCRVVAVSPGLIPNTGIGRGSGMKLSMDMPDAKSVEHGAKSILAAFTRDDFPKDREQLFLTSWGEWWEKGVYEKVLDKGLQDKWCWSKEEIEKREGLN, from the exons ATGACTGCCTCCATAGCACAAGCTACCAAAACCATCGTCGCTACAGGCACATCGTCAGGGTTG GGCTTTGAACTCATCAAACAACTCCTCAGCTCTCCCACTTCCCTCAGCCCCTCTACCACTCACCTCAACCTTGTCCTCGGAGCCCGCGACACCAACCGTACCGGTCAAGCCTACAATGCGCTCTCGTACCCCAAGACTGATCACATTCTGTCTATCCTTCCCCTCGAGCTTTCCAGTCTAAAGTCAACCGCCTCATTCGCCAATGCAACACTCGAGCGTCTCGGCCCTGACGGAAAGATCGATTACCTGCTCCTCAACGCTGCGGTCTCTGACGGGACAGACAAGCCCGCGAAGGAGTCCAAGTCTGGGCTTTGTGAGGCATTTGTGGTTAATCATCTTT CCCAGCATTACCTCCTTCACTTGCTCGAGAAGAAACTGATTGATTCCTCTACGAGAATCATTTTTGTTTCCTCGGGCGCCATCCGTCGGGTTACTGACCCCTCGACGTTGGAGAAGGACTTGAAAGTTGAGTCTGGGGTGGAAGCCAACGACACGTACTCTCAGACAAAATTCTTGAACTTGTTGAGTGCGcagtggtggcggaggaggctggaggagaagtgTAGGGTTGTTGCAGTTTCTCCGGGGCTGATTCCTAACACTGGAATTGGGAGGGGCTCGGGAATGAAGTTGAGTATGGATATGCCTGATGCGAAGAGCGTGGAGCATGGGGCAAAGAGCATTCTGGCTGCGTTCACGAGGGATGATTTCCCGAAGGATAGGGAGCAGCTGTTTTTGACGAGctggggggagtggtgggagaagggggtgtatgagaaggtgttggatAAGGGGTTGCAGGATAAGTGGTGCTGGTcaaaggaggagattgagaagagggaggggttgaactAG
- a CDS encoding hypothetical protein (EggNog:ENOG503P2A4; COG:Q), with translation MKTPTSRPNGHLDSHGRIPHIPAPVIGRDSHDVTKWGFGLSQPAERDMFLGSLNPPLNPRVNCVYRSATKMTGVKLQPTRFVRSVLKSFMAESGLEPRLFGPHLRVVNASKGRVDLELDITKDHTNRLKIIHGGTIASLVDLGGSLAVASEGLYATGVSTDLNVTYLKSGGKVGDKLQAVAECEKIGPTLAFTKVTFTNPLGELVARGSHTKYVKAAWKGSHPYTPPEGAEIADEVD, from the exons ATGAAGACTCCGACATCTCGACCAAACGGGCACCTTGATAGCCATGGTCGGATTCCCCACATCCCGGCGCCGGTTATCGGGCGGGACTCGCACGACGTCACAAAGTGGGGGTTCGGGTTGTCTCAACCAGCTGAACGCGATATGTTTTTAGGCAGTTTGAACCCTCCTTTAAACCCTCGGGTAAACTGTGTGTATCGGAGCGCTACCAAAATGACCGGAGTGAAGCTGCAGCCAACAAGATTTGTGAGATCG GTTCTTAAATCCTTCATGGCCGAGTCTGGTCTGGAGCCGAG ACTGTTCGGACCCCAT CTACGTGTTGTGAATGCATCGAAGGGCAGAGTTGATCTTGAGCTGGACATAACGAAAGACCACACA AACCGCCTCAAGATCATCCATGGAGGCACAATTGCCAGTCTGGTCGACCTGGGTGGCTCCCTAGCCGTCGCCTCGGAAGGTCTGTATGCTACTGGCGTTTCCACAGACCTAAACGTCACCTACCTCAAATCGGGGGGCAAAGTGGGAGATAAGCTTCAAGCGGTTGCGGAGTGCGAAAAGA TTGGCCCAACCCTGGCCTTCACCAAGGTTACCTTTACGAACCCCCTGGGAGAACTGGTAGCCAGGGGCAGCCATACCAA ATATGTCAAGGCAGCATGGAAAGGAAGCCACCCATATACTCCTCCCGAGGGGGCCGAGATTGCGGATGAAGTTGACTGA
- the TFB2 gene encoding RNA polymerase II transcription factor B 52 kDa subunit (COG:K; COG:L; BUSCO:EOG09261QR8; EggNog:ENOG503NWP8) encodes MSSFGPSSFLLDDYLEKLPGATFRKLYQQPSTAFAIFRRMLPPLAKVYVQALLYSPTPLTTNDIELWTQPEGKGTSNRAIARLRSLHIAQLSQSTRAKKAQDIQLTANFKKSLRLALEGGGSHNSFGVPSTLPTDPKIHIQYLDHWAGRIWQDILYYVVNSVPMKANESGGRHGSGGGGPKRAVRELLKMGGLVREGAGGLVQISEHGFNFLLQEANAQVWTLLLLWLEAADRNKALAKEQGTDITGTAIDNVEMLSFLFMLASLELGRAYDTSALTETRKNMLPALADFGLIYIDRDRPQQYYPTRLATTLTSLSTMRSVSASIDAATKKTPGDAGSLGADSTPTAPADENGGIVVETNYRIYAYTSSPLQIAILKLFCRLHMRFPNMVTARLTRESVQEAIKEGITANQIIDYLVAHAHPQMRRAAAAKGTTVIPPTVMDQIRLWQLESQRMQKTPGFQFKDFESVEEYRQLAEYATEIGVLVWKDDRKGTFFVSKVEQIREFLKARKKGN; translated from the exons ATGTCGTCCTTTGGCCcctcgtccttcttgctcGACGATTACTTGGAGAAGCTGCCAGGCGCAACGTTTCGAAAGCTGTACCAGCAGCCATCCACCGCCTTTGCTATCTTTCGGCGCATGCTTCCACCTTTAG CAAAGGTATATGTTCAGGCCCTGCTGTACAGTCCGACCCCCCTTACGACAAATGATATCGAGCTCTGGACGCAACCAGAAGGCAAAGGCACGAGCAATAGAGCGATCGCGAGGCTGCGCTCACTACATATCGCCCAGTTATCACAGTCGACCAGGGCCAAGAAAGCACAAGATATTCAACTCACAGCCAACTTCAAAAAATCTCTACGACTCGccctcgagggcggcggaTCACACAACAGCTTCGGCGTACCCAGCACATTACCTACCGACCCAAAGATACACATCCAATATCTCGACCACTGGGCCGGGAGAATATGGCAAGACATCCTTTACTACGTCGTCAACAGCGTCCCCATGAAAGCCAACGAATCCGGCGGCCGACACGGCTCCGGAGGCGGCGGTCCAAAACGAGCAGTCCGCGAACTCCTCAAAATGGGCGGTCTCGTGCGCGAAGGCGCCGGCGGTCTCGTCCAAATCAGCGAGCATGgcttcaacttcctcctccaagaagcCAACGCCCAAGTCTggaccctcctcctcctctggctcGAAGCCGCCGACCGCAACAAAGCCCTCGCCAAAGAGCAAGGCACCGACATAACAGGAACAGCCATCGACAATGTCGAGATGCTCTCCTTTCTCTTCATGCTCGCCTCCCTCGAGCTCGGCCGCGCATACGACACTTCTGCTTTGACCGAAACCCGAAAGAACATGCTCCCCGCGCTGGCTGACTTTGGCCTGATATACATCGACCGTGACAGACCACAGCAATACTACCCAACCCGATTAGCCACCACTCTTACCTCCTTATCAACCATGAGGTCAGTATCAGCCAGCATCGATGCCGCCACGAAGAAAACCCCCGGTGACGCGGGCAGTCTGGGAGCAGACTCCaccccaacagcaccggCGGATGAAAACGGCGGGATTGTAGTTGAAACAAACTATCGTATCTATGCTTAcacttcctcccctttgcaaatcgccatcctcaagctGTTCTGCCGGCTACACATGCGGTTTCCAAACATGGTCACCGCCAGATTGACGAGAGAATCAGTCCAGGAAGCCATCAAGGAAGGGATCACGGCGAACCAAATCATTGACTACCTTGTCGCGCATGCACACCCACAAATGAGGCGCGCCGCCGCGGCGAAGGGCACAACCGTAATCCCGCCGACGGTGATGGATCAGATCCGACTGTGGCAGCTGGAGAGTCAGAGGATGCAAAAGACGCCAGGGTTCCAATTCAAAGACTTCGAGAGCGTGGAGGAGTACAGGCAGCTGGCGGAGTACGCGACCGAGATAGGGGTCTTGGTTTGGAAGGATGATCGGAAGGGCACGTTTTTCGTCAGCAAGGTGGAGCAGATTCGTGAATTCTTGAAGgcaaggaagaaggggaattAG